The DNA region TGGAGACTTATCCTAAGAGAAATAGCAGGAGTGGTCTGACTGGATTGCTTATTAGACAGTATTGCTCTGGGTGCTGCACAGAGAATGGAGAACAAGAGTGGAAGCAGGAACACCAGGAGAGAGGTCTGGTCTTGGTCCAGGTGAGAGAAGATGGGGTGTCATGGACCGGGATCCCGAGGAAGCAAACTCTGAGCTGGCGTGGAGCAGGCAGGTGGTTGATCACTGAGAGCTCTTGGGATCATTGCCAACAGATGGGAAAGAGGCAGGATCGGGACAGAGGGTGGACTCAGCAGAGCCTAAAGGATGTTCTGAAGTGTAGAAGATCCCTCAGAAGTGGGGTGAGGGGAGTGGGCATTTACACCCGCATATTGACCAGTCACTAGATACAGCTGCAACAGGAAGGGGAGGCGCCTCGGGGGACATGATCTTCTTCAGTGGTGACAACCTCCAAAGGCAGCTGACGGCTGAGCATCTGGGGAAAACTTAATGAGAATGCTGGGTCGTGCATCAAAGCATCCGCCCTATGGAGGCTTATCTAAAGAGTGgcaggaaaaacagagagaaactgGATAGATTTGAGAAATATGTGCAGATAGAACTGACAGAACTTGGTGATAtatatagatggatagatagacagatagatagaggggagaaagagaatgagatatTAAAGATTACAGAAGATTGCAGCTGGGTTTCTGACTTTTACAACTGAACAGATATTAATGGCATACATGTGTTGCTTATGTATTCTATAgttagttaaataaatgaatctatACTTCAGAGGACAGGGGCAGGTTGGAAATCAAAATTTGGGATTAATTAATGAATAGAGGATAAAAACTGTGAGCCAACATAAGAGTCACCTCAACAAAGGGCAGAGCATGAAAAGGCTGATGAAGCCTTGAGGAAGGACAATTCAGACAGGTTCTgtccatgtcaatcccaaactccctgactgtcccttccctccacccttcccccgcTGGGAACCATAAGTTCATTCCCTAAGCCTGTGAGTCcgcttctcttttgtaaataagttcatttgtatcatttctttttagattccgcataaaAGTGATATCCTAcgatatttctatttctctaactTACATcagtcagtatgacaatctctaggtccgtccatgttgctgcagaaggcattatttcattcttttttatggctgagtaatattccattgcatatatgtaccacatcttctttatccactcatctgtcgatgggcatttaggttgcttccatgtcttggctgttgtaaatagtgctgcaatgaacactggagtgcatgtatcttttcgaattatgattttctctggatatatgcccaggagtgggattgctggatcatacagtagttccatttttaattttttaaggaacctccatcctgttctccatagcggctgcaccaatttacattcccaccaacagtgtaggcgggttcccttttctccacaccctctccagcatttattgtatgtagactttttgatgatggaataattttataaataataaaaataacatatttttatgttaGTGAGGCTGCCACAAAGGTGTGCTAGATATGCCAGGAAATCCCTAGTTGTGGGAAGCGGAACATAGGGTTCTTCCATGGAAAAACCAGAACAAGTATCAACTGCCGTGGTTGGCGCGTTGAACACCAGCTCACCTAGAAACGTCTCTCAAGGAAGCATCTTTCACGAAGAGTGCGTGCTGGGCTGCTGTCTGTCTGGTTCCCCAGGTTGGGGCCGTCTGCAATCCCGTTGACTCCCCTTTCACAATATGCCCAGAATCTGATTTGTTTCCCTACAATCTATTCTCTACTAAGAAGtgacagttatttatttatttattttttaattataagaaaaatcaTGTCATTTCTCAGCTCCAAGTTCCCCCAAGGCTACCTATCTCCTACAGAGTAAAAGGGAAATTTGTGAGACAGGGCTGTGAGTACAGGAAATTTGTGAGTGCAGGGTTGTACTCAGTCGGCCCCTGCATTTCTTACCCTGAATCCCCTTCTCACTCTTCTCTGGTGACTCTGCTCCAGCCAGGCTGAGCTCCTAGCTGTTTTTCCTACCCGCCACGCATACTCTTATCTTCAGGCCCTGGCACTTGCTGTACCTCTGCCTACAACACCCTTCCCCCCGGGTGTCTGTCTACACAGGCTTCTCCTTCAGCTCCCTCAGGTCTTTGCACAAGGTCACATGCGGAAGCTGCCTCTGGACAGCCTATGCAAATTCCAACCCTCCCTTGCTTCTCCTGTACAACCTGCCTCAAGCATTACCCTGTGACGTCCTCTAGACTATACATGTGCCTTTTCCTATTGTCTATTTCCCAGCTGCATATAAACTCCACAAAGGTAAGGTAgggatgttttgttttttatttgatttagtGTGGTTTCCTGTTATATTTCCAATGCCTAGAAAAGTTCCAGCTAAAAGTTGACCTTGAATAAATACTGATTGAATaaacgagtgaatgaatgaatatacgaGAAGAGCCTCTAACTCATTTTTCTAGTGAGGTACCTTGTCTACATGCTCTCCCTTTGTGCACTTTTCTAGATGACCAGatgagaggaaaacaaaggccagCTCTGTTTCTGAGAGTGCCGGGACCCGGCAGAAGGTCCCTGAAAAGAAGTCTCCGGAGCCCTTTGAAGCTGACATTGAACCTTGGGTGGAATGTAAGTGTTCCATACATCAGTGCGGACAGTGGCTGGCTGAATATTGTGGAAGGCAGAAAGAACGAATTTAAATTCTTCCAAAGAAAGTATTGTTCTGACTGTGCCTGACTGATGCCAAAATAAATATGAGAGGAAAAAGTCAACTCATCCCTTTTGAGTGCTATGCACATAAAAGCACCTTTTAACTCTTCCTCCggctttttttgatattgttgtTGACATATACACAAGCCTAAGGAGACACTGTCTATTGCTAtgattattattaaatgaaaattttattcagCAATTGCAGATTTGCTCTTGGACGCAGGCTCTGAATGGTCACAGCCTCAGGCTGTGTCACATCAGCGTTTTGTAGTGTCTGACCCCCATTCTACAGCAGACATGCTCCAAATCAATGTCCTTGATGCTTAAGCTTTCTCTCAATAGCTTCGGGGTTGCCCTGGCTAGAAATGTCCACAGGGCACTGGTGTGGGCTGCCAAATGTTGGGACTGCACTTCAGTAACTTCTCTGTGAATTAAAACTTTCTGGTGGCTGGCAGAACCCTTTGTTTTGGTTGTTGTCTGGAAAGATTTGAGAGTCTAAGCCACCTTGTTTGTCTCTTATCTTAGTGCTGTCCTggtttcagcttttttttttttttctatagacgGGTCCAAGTCTATAATTCTATTGCCACAGATGCGGTAAAAAGAAATCCCCCCCTTTCCGGCCCTATCACTGAACACAGCTTTTAGTAACATTTAGCACAAGAACAGGATATTGGCAACTCAACTGTTAAACCTGTCTGCGATTATGCTTCCGTGAGATCACTCTGATGTCACCGGTGTAATCTGAGCCTGGAGCTTTTGTTCACACTTTAAATAGCAGTCCCGGAATGATTTTGCTACAGACTCTCTGGAGAGCCCGGGAGCTGGATTCCCAAAGATTCACACATCGATGAAAGCCAAGCCAAGCCACCCGGCCAGAAGCATGTCCACCTCATTGCGAGTAAGCCCGTCCATCCACGGCTACCACTTCGACACAGCCTCACGTAAGAAAGCCGTGGGCAACATCTTTGAAAACATAGACCAAGAAGCATTACAGAGGCTCTTCAAAAACTCTGGGGACaagaaagcagaggagagagcTAAGATCATTTTTGCCATAGATCAAGATTTGGAGGAGAAAACACGGGCCCTGATGGCTCTGAAGAAGAGGACGAAAGACAAGCTTTTCCAGTTTCTGAAACTGCGGAAATATTCCATCAAAGTTCACTGAGGACCAGACGATGGAAAAGGACATTAGCCAAGAACGGACATTTAAAGACCAAGCGAGTCTATGAAACCTACCACGCGCAGCATCTTGTTGCTGCCTTGTAAGTTTCTCTTCCATAGGAACGGAACGAACTTGTTACAAAGACTCCAACTAATTTCACGCCTGTGCTGTTACAGTGGagaaggaaatgttttcagcaaGGACTGGAAAACTCCCCCTACGGGAAAAGGACCGATGCTGATGTCAGGGGAGAGTCCGGACAGACATAATGAGAACTGAAACGGAAGATAACAGAAGTCTGGGGAAGAATGGAGGCCAGGGTCTCCCTGTCAGGCCCTAGGACTTAAACTCAACCTGAACTTTTTTTCCTTAACCAAACTGGGtagggggagggagatggggaacaGGAGAGAGAATTCCATGCTGCAATTgtttactgaattttttatttgaatgttcAAAGTGTTTGCCAAGCTTCAATGTTGTCTAtcggtagattttttttttagagatcagtaattgattatttatttgcatttattacaATGCCTTAAAAAGTGCACCACATGGGTGTAAGTACAAATTCAAGGAACTGCATTATTTTCAGCAGCTCAGTGAAACCGTACGCCACCTTCTGGTTTGTAAGGGGTTTTTACGCATTTCAAACTGGTTGcccaaaagttaaaataataggGTCCTTCATAAATCCGAAGTACTGTGaacaaattttatagttttttttttaatcttctaacTAATGCTAAAATATAATCTAAATTTCTTACAGTTACTGCAATAAGCATTAGGAAGTGAATATGATACACTTAATAGTTTATAAAGATGCTATGGTTTCTATAATTTATTATTCATGACAAATGATATACAaccttaataaattattataaacttAGCTGCTCTTGGTGTGTGATGATTGGtctcaaaggaaaaataagatggtaatttttattattataaacttttATAAGCTTTTCTAACGATTTTACTCTAAGAGTAAGAGGTGATTTTAAAGTAGCTTTGCATTGCCAACTTATTCAAAGCAAATTCTTACATCAAGTATCTAGGAAGTTTCTCTGTCCCgactttaaaatataagataCAGGCATAGAAATTCATAGAGTGGCTCATCAGTAttgttgtttatgtatccatAGTGGGTGAGTTTCAAAAGGTTTTTCTCtccatatttttgaaatttttcctcTGTGGCTATGGTAGCTGTGTACATTTATTTCTCCCAAAACAATATATCTGAGGGTCAGAGTCTGAATTACGATCAAGATTTTGTGGCTTATCaatgtttatttaatataaacCAATATGGGAATAGCATTACAGTCTCTTTGCTTATTTCctcataaaattataataaaatatttctaagaaggTATATAGCAATGCCTGCTGCACTTTCCtagcagaaataaattttaaaatttccctagaAATTAAGTGTTTCAGAAACATCTACAAAGGTTTTTGAAACTGCTGATCATAgtaaaacaaaagtgaaagatCTGAAATCTTTGGGGAGAGTTATAAGTCAggtttttaaataacatattttttaaaaaagaaattaagtagtCAAATCTGTTTTCAAATGTTAATTGATTCATTTACTGAAGATAATAGAAATCATTCcatttaaaaaggatttttttacaTGACAGCATCCATAAAAAACACAGATCAATAtgcaaaattgtgtgtgtgtgcatttttcctGGAGGAGTATTTCTAATTTCCATCAGATTTGCAAAGACATCCATGAAACCAAAATAAGTTAAGAACAAAAAAGGAGTTCTGACAGGTGGAAGGCTTGGCTAGTGATGGTATTTGGGGATCATCAAAGTGAAGGCTTTGGAAATGAATAAGCTTCCTACCTCTGATAGGGCCTGTCAGTGACACATTTTCTCTGTCCATCTAGGGTGCCCCAAAGACAGTGATAAACTGCTTGGGAAGGAAATTTAGTAAGTTACTCCCCCAGAGAAGTTATCATACTCCACGATCTCAGTGAACATGTTCAACTTATCTTCCACTCCAAGACTTTAAATGCATCTCAGATGCTGAACATCATTCAAAGGTTGAGTTTATTATACATACTCATAACTATATTCTCTGCCGCTGTTGTTTTCAATAGAGTACAATGCGTATCTTACCCACTTTTCACATAAGCATGTATTAACTTAGTTTTCTTGCAGGATATTATTAGTATTTTCTGACTGCAGTACCATAACATGGGGAACAAATTAAAAAGCAGTTGGGATATGATCCACAATGGTGTGGAGAATAATAATTCTTTCTGTAGATTATTACACAAGTGTGGCATCCTTCTCCTTCATGGAGAACGGAAGTTAGAATCAATGCACAAGGATGATTTTTAACTTCGtgatatttgtattatttaatgAGGGGTGAAAGCATCCATCATTAGAACAGGTAGGATTAGTTCTGTTCAGAAATCCTTCTACGGCACAAGGACGACCGAATATATCTCAAGACATCTCATTATAatagaagaaacaaaagcaacaaaggTGAAATAgctcattaatatttttctatcattaggatcataataataacaactaactttcactgagtgcttactattcACCAGACAATTTTCTAagtggtttttttgtgtgtgtattaaatCACTTCATTAGTACCGTGATATAAAAGCAtgcgtgtgcatgcatgtgcctATGTATGTATAGTaatgaaactgaagcacagagaggtgcaGTAAATTTCCCAATGACACACAGCTAATGAAGGCAGGAATCAAACCCAGAGAGCCTTCATTCCGAACCACTAGGTTAGACTGCTCCTACAGGAGGAACTAAACTTCTCTTTTATCCTTTGAAGTGACAATTACTTATATGCTAGTAAGGAAGACAGGAATGCAAGCCCTCTGAGAAATCATTTTTATCTGATCTGTGTCTGTTTGTCTATTTATTTGGCACTTCCCTTCATGGGGAAAGCTTCTCAATCATTTTAATTGTATCAAAGATTTCTCAGATATAGCCTTTCTGGTCTACAGTTAAAATAACACCTGGGTTAGCACCTTGGACCAAAAGATCACATCTAATTTCTCTTCTGAGTCGACAGTCAAGGCTTTGGGTCTGGGTTTGCACACTGGGGGAAGTTAGAAACTGTGGATTCATGGTTTTATTCACTCAGTGTAGACCTTCTCAGTTCCCAGCCCTGGCCCAGCAAAGGAGGGTTCGTACCCATAGGAATCGCTGACAGATGAGATCTACTGAGAAAGGGATCTCAGTATCCCTTTATATGTGACTGcctgatatttttttcccattgtccGAGGGTAGTCAGAGAATGTGACTGCTGTTCCCTTGGAGAGCCTTCCTAACAAACAAATCATTAAGCTGTGGTCTAAGAATCGCATGGCCTTTCAAAGCGCCTCATCTACCCTTCCAAACTCCACACAAGGGCTTCCCGGAATGGCATGTAACTTAATTGACCTCCTTTGTCACACACAGGGAGCTGTAGAGTGGAATCAGAGTCTCTACCTTCTCCATTTGTGCAACAGAAATGTAGTAAGCACCCACGTGTGGGCTGCCATGGACAGAACAAATCTCTAGTCTCCTTGTCAGAGGAGCgagaaaaggttttaaaatgaGTACAGTGAGATCCACGATAGAAGTTTAAACAGTATGCTATGGGagcagaggtgtgtgtgtgtttgtgagtgtgagtgtgtgtgggtgtgggtgtgtgtggggtggtggtggcaggGTGTAGAGAGTAGCAGCAGAACTGGTGAAAATCTATTCCAAACTGGGGAGATCCTAGAAGACTCCATAGAGAAGTTTCAAAGTAGGATTTAGGAGAATGGAGAGGAAAAATGTCATTCTGGCATTTGGGTGTAGCATCCGCAAATGCAAGGAGGTGGGAAAGAGAGTGCATTGTTTGAGAATCTCTACGCAGTTCATGGTTAGGGGCCTAGGCATTTGGAGCAATCATTAGAAAGGCAGCTGAGTCTAAAAGACAAGCTTGAGTATTAATTTTAtcctgaaggaaagaaagaagcatgAAGGACTTTCAACAGAAGAGTAACATTTACTGCCTACCTACTATGTATCAGGCCTTACGAAAAGATACaggtaatattttgaaaagtaatgcGCTATCTGGCAACTGAACACATGGTTGGAGGCTACAGTGATTTCTTCCAGACTGTTTCCTCACAGTTGGTCTACTGAGGTGAAAAGCCATACAGCTCTttcacaactcaataataaatgaGTAACTATGTGGAATCTGAAGATGAAACAGAAGTTAgagattctaaaaaaaaaaaaaaaaggttgggagGCCAGATCAGGGGAACCACAAACTAATCCCTAACGAAATTTGTAAGAAATTGTGACTATGCTTGAATCTTAGAATGCGTCATTATTCAACAAATTTTATCACTTAATGGCTACTGAGCTCTCTCTTCATTTAAATAGCTCTTCTGCAAAAAAAGTTACCGGATATTTTCAGTGATCATCACAGACTGTGGTAAGGTATGCACACAGTGACAATGGATTGGGTTCACTCGTGTATTGGCAAAACTATCTTACAGAACTGTGGAAATAAAAATCTTGTCCCAATAAGGTGTAGCAGTGGTTTTAAAAAAGTGGACGAGGGGTTGCAAGGCTTTTGTTGTAACcaccttcctcctccctttgctttacacacacgcacacgagCACATGCATGCgcacaaatgcacacacaggcacgcgcacacacacacacacacacatacacacacacgagtCCTAGGAGGAGCACAGAAGTTTGGTTCCTGAGCCTTTGTTTCCTCCTACGTGGGCATGGTATTGAGCAAATACCACCAGACTGAGTCTGACTTTCTGGGGTTTTTCCCAACTCTGCCTGAAGCAAATTCCTTTTTTATCCCTGGTTTTCatctggaaggaaaaaacaatagATCTGACAGGCTGATGGCTGTGACTTCTAGATCGCATATTCTACATACATGGGAAATAATGCTTGTACCTATCACCTTACGTGATAGGATTTCTTTCTGGATCGGTTGGTATTCCATATATGAAAAGAATTTCTGTTCAATAAAACAAAAGCctaatttaaaagttttgatCTTTACTAGTTGTTGCTGAAGGTAGAATGTGAGAGAAGTAACTTTCTgtggattcttctttttttacgattttttttattatgtaattttcaggtgtacagtgtcATAATTTGACATCTGTctacactacaaagtgatcagtaccacaagtctagttaccatccgtcACCatcccatttcacccaccccttcccctctggtaaccattagtctgttctctgtgtctatgagcttgtttttattttattttgagtgtttgtttgttttgctttttttttttagattccacatgagtgaaatcatactgtatttgtctatctctgtctgacttatttcacttagcataatatatccaaggtccatccatgttgttgcaaaaggcagcattccattctttttcatggctgagtattattccactgcatgtatgtgtttgtgtgtgtgtgtgtatcacatcttctttacctattcatccattgatagacacagtttgtttccacatcttggctattaagaataatgctacaatgaacattggggttcatatatctttttaaattagtgttttcatattcttcagataaatagCCAGAAGTGGAATACCTGGGACATATGGcatttctattattaatttttttgaggaatttccatactgttttccacagcagctgcactaatttacagttccatcaacaatgtatgagggttccctttttccacattcttgtcaacatttgttatttcttgtcttttccatCACAGTGATTCTAACAAGTGTAAGGTGaaatctcattgtgattttaatttgcatttccctaataattagtgatgttgaacatcttttcacgtgtctgttgaccatttgtatgtcttctttggaaaaatgtctattcagatcttctgcccattttttcatcagGTTGAGttgtttgttgttgagttgtatgagttctttagatattttgaatattaaccctttattgtatatatgatttgaaaatatcttcttccagtcagaaggttgcctttttattttgatgatggtttctTTCATTGTGCAGAAGTTtattagtttgatgtagccccatttgtttattcttgcttttctttcccttgccttTAGAACAAggaaagatcccaaatagcccaaagaatcctgagaaagaagaacaaagctagaggtatgACACTTcgtgatttcaaactatatcacaTACctgtagtaatcaagacagtatgtttctggcacaaaaacagacacacagatcaatggaacagaactgagagcccagaaataaacccaaacatatgtggacaattaatttatgacaaacacATAgagaatatacaagggagaaagggtaatctcttcaataaattgtgctgggaaaactggacagcaaaagaatgaaactagaccactatcttacactatacacaaaaattaactcaaaatggattaaagacttgagtataagacctgaaaccataaaactcctagaagaaaatgtaggaagcatgttctttgacatcagtcttagtgaTGATTTTGTGGATCTGACTccatctgtgtttttttttagtaaCCTGCCTCTTTCCTGGTGGCTGGGTGCCCATGCCAGGGCCAGCTGCTAATATTATGACTATCTCTTCCACATCCAAGCAATGTCAGAGTCACTGAGACAATCTCCATGCTGGGTGAGAGTCATAACCACCTGTGtcgttttaaaaatatagattcctgggacttccctcgtggtccagtggttaagaatccgtcttgcaatgcaggggacaccggttccatccctggttggggaactaagatcccacatgctgtggggcagctaagcccgcgagccacaactactgagcccgcacgcgctggagcccacttgccacaactagaaagaagcccagtCACTGCAACGCAGAGCCcgatgcatgctgcaactaagacctaatgcagccaaaacgtaaataaataaataaatattaaaaaaaaaaatatatatatatatatatatagattcctGGTCCCAAATCTCTGGGCATTGAGCCCAGTAATGGGTATTTTTACAAAACTCTATAGTCAACTGTGAAGAACATAGGATGTAAGGAATTGTTTTCTTACGTTACAGTTGGATCTCCTATTGATGGCATTTCTTAGTATAAGACTAAAAAAGGATTTGACTTGATGGCATTGGTCAGAGTTTTTCCTAACATACTAATTCTGTCATTAATTGAAAAACAGACCCCAAAAAGGACGTATTTTGAGGAGAGGATAATTTCTCTTGGATTTTAATAATTGCAATGTGTGTAGACTAATACTTCTGCTCCTTTTCTGGGGTTTCTTTTCCTTGGATTTCTGTCTGatgtttgtctcctttggtaggtacATGTTTTATCAGGAGAAACACTTCTGCTTCCTGTATTTTCCTTTTACTCTCCTGCAGTTTGTCCGTGTTTGTTATTTATGCTCAGCCTTTATCATCGGAAAGACTTTGGAGAATCCTACTGATCTCAGCGTCATAGGAACCGCGGCATCTGAAGTGCTGATGTCAGAGCACCTTCTCCCACCAGTTTTGCGGAATACCTCCAGCAGGGCAGTTGTTTCCAAACCTACTGTTATCAGAATCTCCTGGGAGACGTTTTAAAATCCGGGTCCTTGAATTTAATGATTCAGAATTTCTGGGGCTGGTCACCTGCTATCTCTGTTCTTAAAtcactccccaggtgattttgcTGCAAAGTCAGATCCAGAATCACTGACCCAGATTAAATTCACCACTGTGCGCAGTGAGGATGTGGCCCATTTAAGTTCATCTGTGTCTCCCCAGGTACATTGCAGGCCTCAATACATTTTTGACTAAACAAACTGTTGACCCAAGGTGTGCCTGTTACCTCATCCTGGAATACGTTGTGCCTATGACCTTCCATCCAAATAATACCATTATTTTGACTTTGCTCATAAATGTTATATTCTAAAAAATCTTACCTGATCACCGTTAGCTAACCCCCcatgtggcacataggcttagcaattaaaattcatttttcaaatggatGTAAGGCTTTCTTCCCCCTAAATATATTTACCACTTGCCTGCTATCCTGGAGACTTCATTTCTTAATCCAGACAAGTTATTCTTTTAAagttagcctttttttttttttttttttctggcctcgcctcgcagcttgtgggatctctgttccccgaccaggggttcaACCTGggtcatggcagtgaaagtgccaagtccttaaccactggaccaccagggaattccctaaagttagccttttaaaaaggaaggtttaataactaatgaaaacctactgtagagcacagggaactctactcagtgctctgtggtgacctaaatgggaaggaaatccaaaaaaagaggggatgtatgtgtacatatagctgattcactttgctgtacagtagaaacta from Balaenoptera acutorostrata chromosome 21, mBalAcu1.1, whole genome shotgun sequence includes:
- the TCIM gene encoding transcriptional and immune response regulator is translated as MKAKPSHPARSMSTSLRVSPSIHGYHFDTASRKKAVGNIFENIDQEALQRLFKNSGDKKAEERAKIIFAIDQDLEEKTRALMALKKRTKDKLFQFLKLRKYSIKVH